The following are from one region of the Poecilia reticulata strain Guanapo linkage group LG7, Guppy_female_1.0+MT, whole genome shotgun sequence genome:
- the wnt5a gene encoding protein Wnt-5a — translation MNMRLGCVCRPVCWPCGSLLDSRHCVFALTLLTLLMQVVVEANSWWSLAMNPLLIPEAYIIGAQPLCSQLVGLSQGQKKLCQLYQDHMQFIGEGAKMGIRECQYQFRHRRWNCSTVDNASVFGRVMQIGSRETAFTYAISAAGVVNTVSRACREGELNSCGCSRAARPKDLQRDWLWGGCGDNLNYGYRFSKEFVDAREREKSYPKGSYDSARLQMNLHNNEAGRRAVSNLADVSCKCHGVSGSCSLKTCWLQLADFRKVGDALKEKYDSAAVMKLNSRGKLVPMHSNFNAPTSIDLVHIDQSPDYCLKNQSTGSIGTVGRLCNKTSEGMDGCELMCCGRGYDQFKATLVERCNCKFHWCCYVKCKVCTKIVDQFVCK, via the exons ATGAACATGAGGCTAGGTTGTGTTTGTCGGCCAGTTTGCTGGCCCTGTGGCAGCTTGCTGGACTCCAGGCACTGTGTCTTTGCCCTCACACTCCTCACACTCCTCATGCAGGTGGTCGTGGAGGCCAACTCATGGTG GTCTTTGGCCATGAACCCTTTACTGATCCCAGAGGCCTACATCATCGGGGCCCAGCCTCTGTGCAGCCAGCTGGTGGGTCTGTCTCAGGGCCAAAAGAAACTGTGCCAGCTTTACCAGGACCACATGCAGTTTATTGGCGAAGGTGCCAAAATGGGGATTCGAGAATGCCAGTACCAGTTCAGGCACCGGCGCTGGAACTGCAGCACGGTGGACAACGCCTCTGTTTTCGGACGCGTCATGCAAATAG GCAGTCGGGAAACGGCGTTCACCTATGCCATCAGCGCAGCAGGGGTGGTGAACACAGTGAGCCGTGCCTGTAGAGAGGGCGAGCTCAACAGTTGCGGCTGCAGTCGGGCCGCTCGTCCCAAAGATCTACAGAGAGACTGGCTGTGGGGCGGATGTGGGGACAACCTCAACTACGGCTACAGGTTCTCCAAGGAGTTTGTGGATGCACGCGAGAGGGAGAAGAGCTATCCGAAAGGCTCGTACGACAGCGCAAGATTGCAGATGAACCTTCACAATAATGAGGCAGGAAGGAGG gCGGTGTCAAACCTTGCCGATGTGTCCTGCAAGTGCCATGGTGTGTCTGGATCCTGCAGTTTAAAGACCTGCTGGTTGCAGCTGGCCGACTTCCGTAAGGTGGGCGACGCTCTGAAGGAGAAGTATGACAGCGCAGCAGTCATGAAGCTTAACTCGCGTGGCAAACTGGTGCCAATGCACAGCAATTTCAACGCTCCGACAAGCATCGATCTGGTGCACATCGACCAGAGTCCAGACTACTGCTTAAAGAACCAAAGCACCGGCTCCATAGGCACGGTGGGGCGCCTTTGCAACAAGACGTCAGAGGGCATGGATGGATGTGAGCTGATGTGCTGCGGCCGAGGTTACGACCAATTCAAGGCAACCCTTGTGGAGCGATGCAACTGCAAGTTCCACTGGTGCTGCTATGTGAAGTGCAAGGTCTGCACCAAAATTGTAGACCAATTCGTCTGCAAGTGA